In the Granulosicoccus antarcticus IMCC3135 genome, TTGTCACACCGATTTTCCACACTCCAGGCAGAAAAGCGATTGTGGCTGCCTTGCGCTAGTGCTCTGGCATCTTCATCGGTGGAGGGGACGCGCAAAGTCAAGGCCAGTAACTTGCGCTCGATACTGAACGCCCGAGATGTATAGAACGCGTAGACAAAGTCTTGCAGGCTGATGTCCGCCTCGATGCGTGTCGAATAGCAGTCACAATAGTTGGGCACAGTGCCGGTTGTAGATGTGCCGGTGTAGGCTGCCAATAGTGAGCCTTGGGGGATGTCGCTGGCACTGGCACTGTGTGAAGGCATGTCCTTGTCTCAACCCAGCTCGACAATGCCGCCAACAGAGAGCACACCGCCGTGCTTGACCTGGGCATAGACACCCATATCCAGATGGCCATAATGCTCCCGCAGCATTTTAGGTGTGCGGATATCACGCTCACCGGTTTTCAGATTGACCTCTGTAGCAGGGCATCGTCGCGTGCGCTTCACTATCTTCAACCTTACTGAGCCAACGCTGATCTCTTGTCCGAGCATTTCCAGTTCAGAGAAGGCGGGTAAGCCTGAGATCTGGATGTTGGCGCGAAATCTGTTCGGATCGACATCCTGGCCAATCGCTTTTGAAAACGCATCGACACTGTCCAGATTGATGATGGACACCGCATTCATCATCTCGGTGGAATCCACCGATACATCGGTGAAACGATGGGGCGAGGCTTCATGAAGTTGCGGGGTCTCGTCATCGGACAATGACAGGTACGACTTGATAAATTGGCTGGCCTGCTGTTTTCCATCAACGGTGCCGATATCGAATCGTCCGCTATTCTCGGAGGCTGATAACGAAAGCACACCACTCTCCTCGTCATACTCGGTGCTGAGTAGTGCAAGGCTTGCATCCCGTGCCAGCATGTAGAACTTTGTCTTGGGTAGCGGCTTCGGGTCGGCAGGATCAAAGCCACTGTTGGGGCGTGCGAAGCCAAATTTGCGATCGCAGGGAAAGCCCTGGCCCATATTGAGAATGACACTGTCAAGTGCTTGAGCACTCAGACCTTTGACAGGGAACCGGTTTAACGCTTCAATCTTCATGATAGAGCTGACTTTGTCATTGTTTGGAGCATGGGCTTTCGGTCAGTTAATGATCAGACCGATGGGAGGGATAGCATCGCATCACTATCGCCTGATACTTGTGAGCATATCAGGCACACGCCATTGTTGCCTCCTGCCGTCGTCTCTGTAAGCGGCTCGCGCTCAAAGCCAGTGACATAGGTGTGAAATGAGGTTGAAGTCTCTACCCCTGATGCAAAGATAGCGCCTGCGCTAAACTCTACCGGCTTTCAGATTCTGTGCTGAGAGGCCAAAAGGCTCAGGTGGCCAGGACAACCTCATAGCCCTGATTCTGCTCCTATTACGGGATGCGCCTGACATGCAATTGTGCGAATATGCAGGAATGATGAAAATCCAGAAGAACTACCACACGCATACTCATCGCTGCAAACATGCCTCTCAGGATGTGTCGCACTACTGTGCCGCAGCCGTTGAGCAAGGCTTGAGCGTGTTGGGCATTTCAGATCACACCGCGCTGCCTGATAATCGCTGGCCACACATCCGGATGGATATCGGTGAGCTGCCTGATTATATCCGTGCGGTGGACGAGGCCATCAAAAGCTATCCCGAGCTGACGATCCTCAAAGGGGCTGAGTGTGAATATGCCGATGAATATCACGAATTCTTTGAAGACACTTTGCTGGGTGAACATCGCTTCGACTACCTTATCGGCGCTGCTCACTTCTTCCCGATGGAGGGCGAATGGCTAGGCTCATATGGAGGCACTGACAGCAAGGCCTCATTGCAAAGCTATGCGAAGTACTTCATCAAGTCGATGGAATCAGGGCTATTCGCTTTCATGGCTCATCCCGATCTATTCGGCAACAGCTATCTGACATGGGATGAAAATACGATTCATGCCTCTCGGGACATGCTGACTGCAGCGGCCGAGTTGCAGGTTCCGCTGGAAATCAACGGCTATGGTCTGCGCAAACCAAAGATTGACACGCCTTCTGGACGCCGCTGCATGTACCCCTGGTTACCGTTCTGGGAGCTGGCTAGCGAATACGATATTCGGGTCATCGTCAATTCCGATGCTCATCGACCTGAAGATGTCAGCAGCAATCTGCAAGAGGCGGCAGAGCTTGGAATCCGCTGTGGATTGAAGTTTGCCGACCTTGGGTATCTTGAGTCGTGAGGGAATCGCTGGGCGAATAGAAACTGTCGCCCGATTGTTTGACTATCTGGCCACTGCATGAGAGATTACCAGACGATCTGCTACAGCCTGCCTATGCCAGCCCTTCCAGTTGCTGTTTTTGCTCACGAACTATTTTCATGACGTTGCCTGCGCCACCCGCCAGATCCTGCAATGTCAGAAAAGGCGCTAGAGTGAACTTCCAGTTTGATGGCAGATTGTCCACAGGGTCGAGCCCGTGCGAAATACGCGCATTATTGACTTCCTGCAGTTTGGGATGCTTATCGCTGGTTGCAGTTGCATTGTTCATTTATAAAACTCCGTTTATTTCACGATTTTGATTGTTGAGTTTGAATCTGTGTGGGCGCTGTTACCAGCAACAACGCCTGACCAGTATCTCGGCATATGGCTGCTTGTATTGAATAGCAATATCATTTCCGAGCTTCATTTTGCGGTTCAGTGTGATTAGTGAACTAGATCATCATGTCTACCAATTGCCCGGAACGCTGACCCCCTCCAGACATATCAACGCCATTGCTTTCTAGCTCGCTATCAACAAAGGAGCGAATCTCTTCGAAGCTGGCACCTGAACTTTCAAGCTCCACCACGCCTGCGAGTACTGAATCCTTTGCATCATCCGTTAGCGAGCCGCCCAATTTCTGCATCGCGGAGGCGGCGTCAGGAAGTTCACCTTGTATGCCTCTTTCGGGAGGTGGGGCAGGCAGAGAGACTGCTTGAGCCTGGGATATGGTTGCCGACATGATGTCGGGTGAGGTACTCATGTTCATAAGCGGACTCCGTTGCTTCAGGTTACATGGGTTCAGGTTTCTTAACGGCTGCCGCGATGGCCACCTTGAACGCTGATCTTCGAATCTGTTAGGTGTACGCTCTGACTGGAACTCAGATCTGGATATCGTGAGCCATCCAGTCAAATCATGCGTAAAGGATGTATGAGAAACACAACACTATCAGCTCCGCTCGATTACGACACTCGATGCGATCTGACCGTCTACTACGACGGCGGCTGCCCTCTGTGCCGTCGTGAAATTGCTACCTACCAATCACTATCCGGTGCTGAACGTCTGAACTGGGAAGACGTAGCGCAGGCTGATGAGCGGGTTGCACCGGATCTGATGCGTTCCGATGCACTGGCTCGTATGCATGTACGTACCGCGGATGGCAAGCTTGTTCATGGGGCTCATGCCTTCGCCCTGATGTGGCAGGTTTTGCCTAAAACACGCTGGTTGGGGCGCCTGGCTGCTACACGTCCGGCCTTGTGGGTGCTGGAACCGGCGTATCGTGCATTCCTGAAGCTGCGGCCACTGTGGCGCAAGCAAGGCAGTGTTGTCTCGGATTGAGGCGCTCAAGTACGCGATTTACGTCGACAACGTTCTGAGCAGTACACGATACTTGGCCACAATCCGCGTGAAGCCCATTTTTTCCGGTTCTCGAAGCGTAGCTTGCAGACTGGGCAGATCTTGCTTTCGCGAGGTGGCGATGCCATCAGAGACCAGCGCTTCCCTTGACCTGTTTCCAGAATTTTGAAAAGCTCGGGAACGCCTCAGCAGGCAGAGGGTAGAGCCAGTTGCGTGGCTCTACGGTACCGGGCCAGCTATCACAAGCGGGGTACTCCAATCGTACGACCTCACTCCCACTGAGGTGATGATGGAGAGCTTCGATGCTGCCGTGCACTAGTATCGCACCGCAACGTTGCGCCCAGTGCTCTATCAACTGCCAACGCTGTGCGGCCATGGGCCAGCGTGTGTTGAGTTCGGCATCCACGAACACGATATGCTGATTGATATCGGTTCGCCAGCGAGGGTCAAGATTCCAGATTGAGTGCAAGGCCAGTGGCGCGTCGTGCTCCAGTGTCAGTTCATCCAGAGGGATGCCGGGCAGGCTCGATTCCAGATTCGGTGCCTGGCGCAGCTGCAGTGCCTCGGGTAGTGCCAGTGTCGGCAGTTCCTCATAGCTGACATCCAGCCAGCTGCCTTGCTGCTCAGTGCCGGCAAATCGGTTCAGGTTCTCCTGATTGGCGATGTATTGCTTGTCACTGAAACTACCTGCCACCCACTGCCAGCTGAGTGTATTGCTGGCAAGGTCGCCGTCGAGCAGGTGATAGTGCAACCAGCGCGCAGGCTCCAGCCAGTGTGTGTGTGCAAGATTACAGGCAATGGCGGCAACCCACATGCGGGCGTGGTTGTGTAGGGTGCCTTCATATAGAAGATGTTGCACAGTGGTATCAATAGCTTCGATCCCAGTGGCGCCGTTTAGCAAGGCTGTTGGCGCATGGTTGTGCTGTACACCGGGTTGCGCGTGACGCATGTCTGTGAAGATTGCATCGCCTTCAAGCTGCCAGTTACGATGGAAATACTCGCGCCAGGCCAATTCGAACAGCAGGCGGTAGCAGCTCTTGGCAGGGTGCTTCGCAAGTACAGCCTGTGCAACATCGCTGGTAGAGATCACGCCGTGTGTCAGGAAGGGGCCACACCAGGTAGTAGCGCCGTCCAGATAGTTGCGTGTACGGTCATATTCATGCGGGTCGATATCGGCCAGACGTGCAAGCACCTCATTGATCTCAACGAGAAAGTGATCAAGTCCCGGGGCGGTGATGACGGCGCTCATGGTTAGCCCGAAATCAACACGATAAAAGCGACCAGCAGCGAGGCCATAGCACCAGATGTCAGCATCAATCGCAGACGTGCGAACCAGTCGGGTAATTCATGACGCCTCGCGGCTGCTCGATCCTGCGCGTACTGAAGCGCAAATCCTGCTGTCAGTAGTAGTAGCGTGCTGCGTGTTTCGAGTAATAGAGCAAGCCAGGCAATCAGGCTGGGAAGAATACTCAGTGTCAAGGGTGCCCATTGTTCGAGCCGTGCCTCGTCATCGAGCAGCTTTCCCCATCGCACTCCGCCCAGAAAACTCAAAATGACGGCGCCATAAGCGCCGAGCGCATGTACCAGAAAATCACTGGAGAACATGGCTGGTAGCTGCGTGAATTGAACCAGGCACACAATCAGTGCGGTTGTAAAAAAGGGCAGAAGGCCGCCCAGCCCTAAGATCAGGGCTGGTCGCGGTATGGTTGCAGAGTGCCTATTCATGACGATGTTCCAGCTCCTGTAAGGGATTGATGGGGCTGGTAGGCTTATTCGTCAGCTGATGCGAAAGGGATCAGTTATTCGCCTGTCAATAAGCGAGATGATTGTGACATCAGCAGTGATGCAGGCCTCGTTCTCATGCAAATTTCAATGCCGGCTCAGCCGCTGGATTTGCTCCAGAGGCCGGGCGTATTGCTTTTAACTTCTGCGAATTCGCACCACTTTCATGCTCTCGAATTCCATCCCCGCAATCTCCTCTACCTGTGGGTAGTAGGTGAGGTTGACCGGTCCGCCTTCCAGGCTGCGGTTCATCTCCTTGCGGTTATATTTGAACGGTACGCTGTAGCCTTCCAGCATCAATGTATTGATGATCCATTCACCTCTTTCACGTTGTACGTGGCTGACTACTTTTACCGAGTCCAGTTGGTTAAGCAGGCCATGTTTCAACAAGAGCTTGTCAGGGTCAGATTTCACGGTTAGATTTTTCTCCTGCAATGTCCAAGCGGGTTAGTGTAAAACATTGAGGTACCCGTTGCCTGTTATGCAGCAACCAGGTCCTTGCCGTCGGCTATGCTCGAATCAGGGGCACATAAAGGCTAGCGTGGCAAGTGATTCGCATCGTTTATCGTAATTACAAGGAGTTGGAACTTGTCATCTCACTCTGCAGCTCCTATCAGTGCCTCTACTGCCATACAATTTTCAGACCCCATACCTGCTGAAGTTGATGTCGTTGTCATTGGCGGCGGTGTGATCGGAATCTTGACCGCGCTTTATCTCAACCGTCTGGGGCTCAGTGCCTATGTAGTAGAAAAAGGGCGCGTTGCCGGGGAGCAGTCATCGCGTAACTGGGGCTGGATTCGCCAGCTGGGTCGTGACGAGGCAGAGCTGCCTGTGATGATGGAGTCTTCAAGGCTCTGGCAGCAGCTGGATGCCGATACCGGCAAGCGCACAGGCTTTCGCCGTTCCGGCATTCTTTATCTTGCCAGCACTCAAAAAGAACTGGATAAGCAGGAAAAGTGGCTCGAGATTGGCAAGCGCCATCAGCTTGATGTGACCTTACTCGATGCCGCGTCTGTGGCGACTCGGGTGGGTACAGGATCTGGTGGTCGACGCTGGGCGGGCGGATTGTGGTCACCCGGCGATGGGCGTGCAGAGCCCTGGCTCGCCGTGCCTGCGATTGCCAGGCTAGCGCAGAGCGAGGGTGTCGGCATCCGCGAATCGTCGGCGGCTCGAACGATAGAAATGGCCGCTGGCAAGGTGAGCGGTGTTCACACCGAGCACGGATTCATCGCCGCATCACAGGTGATTGTTGCCGGAGGTGCCTGGTCATCGTTGTTGCTTAAAAATCTTGGTATTTCAATCCCGCAATTGACAGTGCGTTCGACGGTGGCACAGACCGCTCCGATGGCTGAGGTTTTTGCCGGTAGTGCACATGATGAAGAGCTGGCTTTTCGACGTAGAGAGGATGGTGGCTATACGATTACCAGCCTGGATGGCCATGATTTGCTGATCGGGCCTGATGCTTTTCGGCATCTACCCCGTTGGCTGTCGGTGGCCATGAAGTCTCTGGGGGATACCCGGTTCAGGCCGTATGCCCCCAAACACTATCCTGACGCCTGGGGAACAGCGCGACAGTGGTCACCGAATGAGCAGACACCTTTTGAGCGTTGTCGGGTGCTTGAGCCCGTACCCGATCAGCGCTGTATAGAAAGGGCGCGGCAGGGGTTTGCGCTACGGTTCCCAGAACTGGGTGCACCGCACATTCTGAATGCCTGGGCTGGCATGATCGACGCCATGCCGGATGTGGTTCCCGTGGTTGATCGGGTGCCGAGCTGTGAAGGTTTGATTGTCGCCACCGGGATGAGCGGCCATGGTTTTGGTATTGGCCCGGGTTTTGGCAAGGCGATTGCCAATCTGGCCGCAGGTCATGAAACCGGGCATGATTTGACGCGTTTCAGATTCTCGCGATTTACCGATGGTAGTCGGCTCGTGCCTGGGCCATCGTTGTGAGCCAACCGCTCAGTCCGGCAATCGGCTAAGGGTTGGGCGTGACGTGAAGCACCTTGCCCTCGGAAGAGTCGGTAAGAATGTACAAAGTGCCATCAGAGGCCACCCGAATATCACGCAGGCGTTTGCCCAATTCTGTGAGCAGGCTTTGCTGGGTCAGAGACTGGTCCTCGTTGATATGAACTCGGCGAACTTCTCGGGCTTTCAATGCGGCGACCAGCCAGTCACCTTGCAAGGCAGGGAAGGCGTCTCCGTGCCCGATAGCCATGCCTGCGGGGGCGATGGACGGGGTCCAGTGCAGCAAGGGTTGTTCTGTGCCGGGGTAGTGGGTAAACGGTGAAATGGCTGCACCTGAGTAGTCGTCACCGTAGGTGGCAATAGGCCAGCCGTAGTTGAGACCTGGTTCCATGCGATTGACTTCATCGCCACCGGCAGGACCGTGTTCGTGTGACAGAACCTTACCTGTGTCGGGGTGCACCACAATGGCCTGGGGGTTGCGATGCCCATAGCTCCATATTTCAGGCAACACCTTGACATCATCAACGAACGGATTGTCCGCGGGCACGCTGCCGTCATCATTGAGCCGCACGAAGGTACCCAGATGGCTATCGTTACGCTGAGCCTGTTCGCGATAATCGAAGCCGTCCCCGATAGCCAGCAGCAGGGTCTTGTCAGGTAGAAAAGCCATGCGACCACCGAAGTGCACCGGTGTATCTCTAAAGGGGGTGGCGGTAAACAGCACGGTGACATCTACGAGTGAGTTGTCCACCAGCCTGGCCCTGGCAAGTCGTGTGGCATTGGCATCGTCAGTACCGTAGGCATAGCTGAGGTAGAGCCAGCCATTCGTTTCAAAGTCCGGATGCAGAACCACATCAAAAAGCCCGCCCTGGCTTTTTGCAAAAACAGCAGGCACTCCGGTGACGGGTGCGGATACTTTGCCTTTATCAACGATTCGCAGTTGCCCAGCGCGTTCGGTGACCAGCAATCTGCCATCGGGTAAAAACGCAAGCGACCAGGGATGGTCCAGAGAGTCGGCTACTACCGTGATGGTATAGTCGTTAGGCGTTAGCGGCTCGTAGGCGGCGACCGATTGTGTGTGGCCGGCGAGCAGCATGACAAGCGCTGCGCTCAGGTGCGGCCGGCGGCGCAGCAATGGACGAATCATCATTGGCATTGAATCTGTATTGGCCCTGTAGCGATGCGAACAAATCTACTCAAGCTCTGCATCTCGTTTGCCCTGTCGGTGGTGGTGACGTATACGCTTGCCAGTGTTGCACACAGCCAGCAGGTGTTGGCGGGTCTTCTGAACCTGGACGTACGTATCTCGCTGACTGATCGTATCGTCATGGTCGCTGGCGACTGGCTTGGGTTGTATCTTTATCTGCTTGTGATTGCGATCGGGTTACTGATTGCGTTCACTGTCATGGCCTTGCTCAGGCGGTTTGTGTCAGTACCCGGAACACTGCTCTATACCGTGGGTGGCACGCTGGCTATGCTGGTCATCCTCATCTCCA is a window encoding:
- a CDS encoding NAD(P)/FAD-dependent oxidoreductase; this encodes MSSHSAAPISASTAIQFSDPIPAEVDVVVIGGGVIGILTALYLNRLGLSAYVVEKGRVAGEQSSRNWGWIRQLGRDEAELPVMMESSRLWQQLDADTGKRTGFRRSGILYLASTQKELDKQEKWLEIGKRHQLDVTLLDAASVATRVGTGSGGRRWAGGLWSPGDGRAEPWLAVPAIARLAQSEGVGIRESSAARTIEMAAGKVSGVHTEHGFIAASQVIVAGGAWSSLLLKNLGISIPQLTVRSTVAQTAPMAEVFAGSAHDEELAFRRREDGGYTITSLDGHDLLIGPDAFRHLPRWLSVAMKSLGDTRFRPYAPKHYPDAWGTARQWSPNEQTPFERCRVLEPVPDQRCIERARQGFALRFPELGAPHILNAWAGMIDAMPDVVPVVDRVPSCEGLIVATGMSGHGFGIGPGFGKAIANLAAGHETGHDLTRFRFSRFTDGSRLVPGPSL
- a CDS encoding DUF2256 domain-containing protein; this encodes MASPPRESKICPVCKLRFENRKKWASRGLWPSIVYCSERCRRKSRT
- a CDS encoding histidinol-phosphatase, which encodes MQLCEYAGMMKIQKNYHTHTHRCKHASQDVSHYCAAAVEQGLSVLGISDHTALPDNRWPHIRMDIGELPDYIRAVDEAIKSYPELTILKGAECEYADEYHEFFEDTLLGEHRFDYLIGAAHFFPMEGEWLGSYGGTDSKASLQSYAKYFIKSMESGLFAFMAHPDLFGNSYLTWDENTIHASRDMLTAAAELQVPLEINGYGLRKPKIDTPSGRRCMYPWLPFWELASEYDIRVIVNSDAHRPEDVSSNLQEAAELGIRCGLKFADLGYLES
- a CDS encoding PQQ-dependent sugar dehydrogenase; amino-acid sequence: MMIRPLLRRRPHLSAALVMLLAGHTQSVAAYEPLTPNDYTITVVADSLDHPWSLAFLPDGRLLVTERAGQLRIVDKGKVSAPVTGVPAVFAKSQGGLFDVVLHPDFETNGWLYLSYAYGTDDANATRLARARLVDNSLVDVTVLFTATPFRDTPVHFGGRMAFLPDKTLLLAIGDGFDYREQAQRNDSHLGTFVRLNDDGSVPADNPFVDDVKVLPEIWSYGHRNPQAIVVHPDTGKVLSHEHGPAGGDEVNRMEPGLNYGWPIATYGDDYSGAAISPFTHYPGTEQPLLHWTPSIAPAGMAIGHGDAFPALQGDWLVAALKAREVRRVHINEDQSLTQQSLLTELGKRLRDIRVASDGTLYILTDSSEGKVLHVTPNP
- a CDS encoding MOSC domain-containing protein — translated: MKIEALNRFPVKGLSAQALDSVILNMGQGFPCDRKFGFARPNSGFDPADPKPLPKTKFYMLARDASLALLSTEYDEESGVLSLSASENSGRFDIGTVDGKQQASQFIKSYLSLSDDETPQLHEASPHRFTDVSVDSTEMMNAVSIINLDSVDAFSKAIGQDVDPNRFRANIQISGLPAFSELEMLGQEISVGSVRLKIVKRTRRCPATEVNLKTGERDIRTPKMLREHYGHLDMGVYAQVKHGGVLSVGGIVELG
- a CDS encoding thiol-disulfide oxidoreductase DCC family protein, with the protein product MRNTTLSAPLDYDTRCDLTVYYDGGCPLCRREIATYQSLSGAERLNWEDVAQADERVAPDLMRSDALARMHVRTADGKLVHGAHAFALMWQVLPKTRWLGRLAATRPALWVLEPAYRAFLKLRPLWRKQGSVVSD
- a CDS encoding FAD-binding domain-containing protein — its product is MSAVITAPGLDHFLVEINEVLARLADIDPHEYDRTRNYLDGATTWCGPFLTHGVISTSDVAQAVLAKHPAKSCYRLLFELAWREYFHRNWQLEGDAIFTDMRHAQPGVQHNHAPTALLNGATGIEAIDTTVQHLLYEGTLHNHARMWVAAIACNLAHTHWLEPARWLHYHLLDGDLASNTLSWQWVAGSFSDKQYIANQENLNRFAGTEQQGSWLDVSYEELPTLALPEALQLRQAPNLESSLPGIPLDELTLEHDAPLALHSIWNLDPRWRTDINQHIVFVDAELNTRWPMAAQRWQLIEHWAQRCGAILVHGSIEALHHHLSGSEVVRLEYPACDSWPGTVEPRNWLYPLPAEAFPSFSKFWKQVKGSAGL
- a CDS encoding DUF3429 domain-containing protein translates to MNRHSATIPRPALILGLGGLLPFFTTALIVCLVQFTQLPAMFSSDFLVHALGAYGAVILSFLGGVRWGKLLDDEARLEQWAPLTLSILPSLIAWLALLLETRSTLLLLTAGFALQYAQDRAAARRHELPDWFARLRLMLTSGAMASLLVAFIVLISG